A window from Falco naumanni isolate bFalNau1 chromosome 3, bFalNau1.pat, whole genome shotgun sequence encodes these proteins:
- the GPLD1 gene encoding phosphatidylinositol-glycan-specific phospholipase D isoform X5, whose product MYSWRIYHISIDSMAIHSFSHAVTHHRYLPGLDCWALWGFFILPSTGGDVVSQFELDFSYLASNWYVPVKDLAAIYKEFYGKEIITESTITDCTYLLFLELFGERLAVSRLFSTYASKSPFLVEKFNEYFLGGVDDMAFWTNNIFELTSHMLESGTSGCFLPENPLFINCTSEHKVSYDRSKQSKHKHQKNATSLLTKTFEKNISFTERGVQFNVQPWATNSLRLLNRGFATNVWRALAATPWKSKHISKPSASYFLTSPYARLGWAVTSADLDRDGYEDLVAGAPGYSTLGHVQLGRVYVIYGNQSGLPPEDMDLDERADQVLQGHQPSGRFGSALAILDFNVDGLPDLAVGAPSVGSQFLTYKGAVYVYFGTEGRGLASQPNVTITCQYSYCNLGWSLLAADVDRDGNADLVVGSPYAPGGGQQRGFVVAFYSYFNRSDRGLLSVQDANWMVTGEENYAWFGFSLGSCQLENITLLLIGSPTWKNCSSCNPFSSAVGQSVGKVYGYNPPSTKRWFAVTGDKAMGRTGLSLASGVMSVAGITRTVLVVGAPTADSLSRISFISSVLHQAGLALVYDLADSTKPSLLSTFSGDRRFSRFGGDVYLSDLDNDGLDEMIVTSPLRTNDITTVLFSGASGRVYIYNGKQASTGNVTSHCKSWVSPCPEDWAQYVLISPEELSRFGSSVITVKSGRKKEVVVAAERSSARARLGGRLFIYSL is encoded by the exons ATGTATAGCTGGAGGATCTACCATATAAGCATAGATAGCATGGCCATACACAGCTTCAGTCATGCTGTTACCCACCATAGGTACTTACCAGGTTTGGATTGTTGGgctctgtggggttttttcattcttccatcCACAGGAGGAGATGTAGTGAGTCAGTTTGAGCTGGACTTCAGTTATCTGGCATCGAATTG GTATGTGCCAGTCAAAGACCTAGCAGCTATCTATAAGGAATTTTATGGAAAAGAGATCATAACTGAAAGCACAATTACTGACTGTACTTACCTGCTGTTTCTTGAACT GTTTGGAGAAAGGCTTGCTGTTAGCAGG CTTTTTTCAACATATGCTAGTAAATCTCCGTTTCTGGTGGAGAAGTTCAATGAGTATTTCCTGGGAGGAGTGGATGACATGGCGTTCTggacaaataatatttttgagcTGACGAGCCATATGCTGGAGAGTGGAACCAG TGGCTGCTTCCTGCCCGAGAACCCTCTGTTTATAAACTGCACAAGCGAGCACAAGGTCAGCTACGA CAGAAGCAAACAGTCAAAAcacaaacatcagaaaaatgcGACTTCTTTGCttacaaaaacatttgaaaagaataTCAGTTTTACAGAGAGAGGAGTTCAGTTCAACGTGCAACCTTGGGCAACA aattcCCTCCGCTTGCTAAACCGTGGTTTTGCAACCAATGTCTGGAGAGCATTAGCAGCAACACCTTGGAAATCTAAGCACATCTCCAAGCCATCAGCTTCATATTTTCTGACTTCACCCTACGCTAGACTTGGATG GGCAGTGACCTCAGCTGACCTGGACCGGGACGGGTACGAGGACCTGGTGGCTGGAGCGCCAGGGTACAGCACGCTGGGCCACGTTCAGCTAGGGCGGGTGTATGTCATCTACGGCAACCAGTCAGGTTTGCCGCCAGAGGACATGGATCTGGATGAGAGAGCTGACCAAGTGCTCCAGGGTCATCAG CCTTCAGGAAGATTTGGTTCTGCCTTGGCCATCCTGGACTTCAATGTGGATGGACTGCCAGATCTGGCAGTTGGAGCCCCTTCTGTGGGATCTCAGTTTCTTACTTACAAA GGTGCTGTGTATGTCTATTTTGGCACTGAGGGAAGAGGCTTGGCATCTCAGCCAAACGTTACCATAACTTGTCAG TATTCCTACTGTAATCTTGGTTGGTCCCTCCTGGCAGCTGATGTTGATAGAGATGGAAATGCTGATCTGGTTGTGGGCTCTCCGTACGCACCTGGTGGTGGGCAGCAGAGAGGATTTGTGGTTGCATTTTACTCTTATTTCAACAGGAGTGACCGAG GACTTTTGTCAGTACAGGATGCCAACTGGATGGTAACAGGGGAAGAAAACTATGCTTGGTTCGGATTTTCGcttggcagctgccagctggagaaCATAACGTTGCTGCTGATCGGTAGCCCTACATGGAAGAATTGTTCCAG CTGCAATCCCTTCTCATCGGCTGTGGGACAGAGCGTCGGGAAGGTGTATGGCTATAACCCCCCAAGCACAAAGCGCTGGTTTGCAGTGACTGGAGACAAG GCGATGGGCAGAACGGGTTTGTCTCTGGCCAGCGGTGTGATGTCTGTGGCTGGGATCACAAGGACAGTTTTGGTGGTGGGTGCCCCTACTGCAG ACAGCCTGTCCAGGATTTCATTTATATCCTCGGTGCTGCACCAGGCTGGCCTGGCTCTGGTGTACGACCTGGCAGACAGCACCAAGCCTTCTTTGCTCAGCACCTTCAGTGGGGACAGGAGGTTTTCTCGCTTTGGAGGAGATGTATACTTGAGTGACCTGGATAATGACGGACTAG ATGAAATGATTGTGACATCCCCGCTGCGAACGAACGATATCACCACGGTACTGTTCAGCGGGGCGTCTGGCCGCGTTTATATCTACAACGGAAAGCAGGCATCCACCGGGAACGTGACAAGCCACTGCAAATCATGGGTATCTCCCTGTCCTGAAGACTGG gCCCAGTATGTCCTGATTTCTCCTGAG GAACTATCAAGATTTGGGAGTTCTGTTATCACTGTGAAATCGGGAAGAAAG AAAGAAGTTGTAGtggcagcagagagaagctCGGCGAGAGCCCGGCTGGGCGGCCGGCTTTTCATCTACTCGCTCTGA